A genomic region of Streptomyces sp. R33 contains the following coding sequences:
- a CDS encoding NAD(P)/FAD-dependent oxidoreductase, producing MDEATGRDVQTSFFDVVVVGGGTAGLAGALTLARARRSVLVLDSGSPRNAPAAHLHGYLGRDGASPAELLAVGRSEVAGYGGRIRSGTAGTVLAADRLPGGGFLVRCADGAAVRAGRLLIATGLVDELPEIAGLRERWGRDVLHCPYCHGWEVRDEPLAVLATGPVAVHQAQMWRNWSDRVTLLSHTWPLTGEDRELLAALGIAVAEGEVTGLEIADGRLAGVALADGGTVACTALVVGPRFTARAGVAASLGLPVATVERSGVAVGTCLEADPATGATALRGVWAAGNVAGPMEQLAGAAAAGVRAAVAINTDLIEEETRRALEAHRAGRSVGGA from the coding sequence ATGGACGAAGCAACCGGGAGAGACGTGCAGACGAGCTTCTTCGACGTGGTGGTCGTGGGCGGCGGCACCGCCGGACTCGCAGGGGCGCTGACCCTGGCCCGCGCCCGCCGGTCGGTGCTCGTGCTCGACTCCGGCAGCCCCCGCAACGCCCCGGCCGCCCACCTGCACGGATACCTGGGCCGGGACGGCGCGAGCCCGGCGGAGCTGCTGGCCGTGGGGCGGTCGGAGGTCGCCGGGTACGGGGGCCGGATCCGGTCCGGGACGGCCGGCACCGTACTCGCCGCCGACCGGCTGCCCGGGGGCGGCTTCCTGGTCCGGTGCGCCGACGGGGCGGCGGTCCGGGCCGGCCGGCTGCTGATCGCCACCGGTCTGGTGGACGAGCTGCCGGAGATCGCGGGGCTCCGGGAGCGCTGGGGGCGGGACGTGCTGCACTGCCCGTACTGCCACGGCTGGGAGGTGCGCGACGAGCCGCTCGCGGTGCTGGCCACCGGCCCCGTCGCGGTGCACCAGGCGCAGATGTGGCGGAACTGGAGCGACCGGGTCACCCTGCTGTCCCACACCTGGCCGCTCACCGGCGAGGACCGGGAGCTGCTGGCCGCCCTCGGCATCGCGGTGGCGGAAGGCGAGGTGACCGGCCTCGAGATCGCGGACGGCCGGCTGGCCGGGGTGGCCCTGGCCGACGGAGGCACCGTGGCGTGCACGGCCCTCGTGGTGGGGCCGCGGTTCACCGCCCGCGCCGGGGTGGCGGCGAGCCTGGGACTGCCCGTCGCCACCGTGGAGCGGTCCGGGGTGGCGGTCGGCACCTGCCTGGAAGCGGATCCGGCGACCGGGGCCACCGCGCTGCGGGGCGTCTGGGCGGCCGGGAACGTGGCCGGTCCGATGGAGCAGCTGGCCGGCGCGGCCGCGGCCGGCGTGCGTGCGGCCGTGGCGATCAACACCGACCTGATCGAGGAGGAGACCCGGCGGGCCCTCGAGGCCCACCGCGCGGGCCGGAGCGTGGGCGGGGCGTAG
- a CDS encoding 6-phospho-beta-glucosidase, giving the protein MRLTILGGGGFRVPLVYGALLGDHAEGRVTQVTLYDEDPSRLGAMARVLADQAAATGAPDAPAVTATGDLDEALRGADFVFSAIRVGGLEGRAADERVALAEGVLGQETVGAGGIAYGLRTVPVAREIARRIARSAPEAWVINFTNPAGLVTEAMAEELGDRVIGICDSPVGLGRRVARLLGARPEDAWIDYVGLNHLGWLRGLRIGGRDELPRLLADTGALESFEEGRLFGAEWLRSLGAIPNEYLHYYYFNRDTVRAYTEAQQTRGAFLRDQQRGFYAEAGRADRPAGAALAAWDRTRAEREATYMAENREAAGTGERDESDLESGGYEKVALALMRAIARDERATLILNVRNRSTLSVLDAQAVIEVPCLVDANGAHPVAVDPLPLHAVGLVTSVKAVEREVLAAAASGSRAEAVKAFALHPLVDSVGVARRLLDGYAAEHPGLSYLR; this is encoded by the coding sequence GTGCGGCTGACCATCCTCGGCGGGGGCGGATTCCGGGTGCCGCTCGTTTACGGTGCACTGCTCGGCGACCACGCCGAGGGCCGGGTCACCCAGGTGACGCTGTACGACGAGGACCCCTCCCGGCTCGGCGCCATGGCCCGGGTGCTCGCCGACCAGGCGGCCGCCACCGGAGCGCCCGACGCCCCGGCCGTCACCGCCACCGGGGACCTCGACGAGGCCCTGCGCGGGGCCGACTTCGTCTTCTCCGCCATCCGCGTCGGCGGCCTCGAGGGGCGCGCCGCGGACGAGCGGGTCGCCCTGGCCGAGGGCGTGCTGGGCCAGGAGACGGTCGGCGCGGGCGGGATCGCGTACGGCCTGCGGACGGTACCGGTCGCCCGGGAGATCGCCCGCAGGATCGCCCGCAGCGCCCCCGAGGCCTGGGTCATCAACTTCACCAACCCGGCGGGGCTGGTCACCGAGGCCATGGCCGAGGAGCTCGGCGACCGGGTGATCGGGATCTGCGACTCCCCGGTGGGGCTCGGCCGGCGCGTCGCCCGGCTGCTCGGCGCCCGCCCCGAGGACGCCTGGATCGACTACGTCGGCCTCAACCACCTGGGCTGGCTCCGCGGACTGCGCATCGGCGGCCGTGACGAGCTGCCCCGGCTGCTGGCCGACACCGGGGCGCTGGAGTCCTTCGAGGAGGGCCGGCTGTTCGGGGCCGAGTGGCTGCGCTCGCTCGGCGCGATCCCCAACGAGTACCTGCACTACTACTACTTCAACCGTGACACAGTACGGGCGTACACGGAGGCCCAGCAGACCCGCGGCGCGTTCCTGCGCGACCAGCAGCGCGGCTTCTACGCCGAGGCGGGCCGCGCGGACCGGCCGGCCGGGGCGGCGCTGGCCGCCTGGGACCGGACCAGGGCCGAGCGGGAAGCCACGTACATGGCCGAGAACCGCGAGGCGGCGGGCACGGGCGAGCGCGACGAGAGCGATCTGGAGTCCGGCGGGTACGAGAAGGTCGCGCTCGCGCTCATGCGGGCCATCGCCCGGGACGAGCGGGCCACGCTGATCCTCAACGTCCGCAACCGCTCGACCCTGTCCGTGCTCGACGCGCAGGCGGTCATCGAGGTGCCCTGCCTGGTCGACGCGAACGGCGCCCACCCGGTGGCCGTGGACCCGCTGCCGCTGCACGCGGTGGGCCTGGTGACCTCGGTCAAGGCGGTCGAGCGGGAGGTCCTCGCGGCCGCCGCGAGCGGCTCCCGGGCCGAGGCCGTCAAGGCCTTCGCGCTGCACCCGCTGGTGGACTCGGTCGGGGTGGCGCGCCGGCTCCTGGACGGCTACGCGGCGGAGCACCCGGGGCTCTCCTACCTGCGCTGA
- a CDS encoding MDR family MFS transporter, translated as MTTAPAEASAAVAAPPELDRRRRNVVFGTIMLGVLLAALDQTIVGTALPTIVADLGGGDHMSWVVTSYLLAETVATVLVGKFGDLFGRKLIFQISAIVFITGSFLCGLASNMSLLILWRGVQGVGAGGLMVTSMALIADVVPLRERGKYQGAIGAVFGVATVIGPLLGGLFTDHLSWRWAFYVNVPIAILVVIAAARTIPSVRAAGGTRIDYLGIALVAVGSSALILATSWGGNEYAWGSATIIGLFVLGVLALALFCLAETRAAEPMLPMRLFRNPVFTVCSVLSFVVGFAMLGAMTFLPTYLQFVDGDSATVSGVRTLPLVIGLLIASVFSGNVTSKTGRYRIFPIVGCLVMGIGLYLLSRMGPQTGAWLESLYMFVLGTGIGLCMQVLTIAVQNTVDYADLGTATSGVTFFRTLGSSFGTAVFGTIYANTLGPELEKAVAEAARATGGDPAQLAEAAQSPKGVHGLDPAAAGPIVEAYAQTLHTVFLWTVPVAGIGFVVALFLKQVRLRDTVRAASTDMGDGFASPATASGDSAKLLELAVGKLVRNMGPETARAIVNASDTRLDVAGAWAVMQVELMTRTVGHASLGLVASRRSVPPEVLLPVFDRMIEEGYLTREGTFFTLTAAGEREAATISKAWGDWLGDQLEKDRGRPRSEELRAAADAIAKRLLAEDLREGHFARKAPAGV; from the coding sequence GTGACCACTGCCCCCGCCGAAGCCTCCGCCGCAGTCGCGGCGCCTCCTGAGCTCGACCGGCGCCGGCGCAACGTCGTCTTCGGCACGATCATGCTGGGCGTGCTGCTCGCGGCCCTCGACCAGACGATCGTCGGCACCGCTCTGCCCACGATCGTGGCGGATCTGGGCGGCGGGGACCACATGTCGTGGGTGGTGACCTCGTACCTGCTCGCGGAGACCGTCGCGACGGTGCTCGTGGGCAAGTTCGGCGACCTCTTCGGCCGGAAACTGATCTTCCAGATCTCGGCGATCGTCTTCATCACCGGCTCGTTCCTGTGCGGCCTGGCGAGCAACATGTCCCTGCTGATCCTGTGGCGGGGCGTCCAGGGCGTCGGCGCAGGCGGCCTCATGGTCACCTCCATGGCCCTGATCGCCGACGTGGTCCCCTTGCGCGAACGCGGCAAGTACCAGGGCGCGATCGGCGCCGTCTTCGGGGTCGCGACCGTCATCGGGCCCCTGCTCGGCGGCCTGTTCACCGACCACCTGTCCTGGCGGTGGGCGTTCTACGTGAACGTCCCGATCGCGATCCTGGTCGTGATCGCGGCGGCCCGGACGATCCCCTCGGTCCGGGCCGCCGGGGGGACCCGCATCGACTACCTGGGCATCGCCCTGGTCGCGGTGGGCTCCAGCGCGCTGATCCTGGCCACCAGCTGGGGCGGGAACGAGTACGCCTGGGGCTCCGCGACGATCATCGGGCTCTTCGTGCTCGGCGTGCTGGCCCTGGCCCTGTTCTGCCTGGCCGAGACGCGGGCGGCGGAACCGATGCTGCCGATGCGGCTGTTCCGGAACCCGGTCTTCACGGTCTGCTCGGTGCTCAGCTTCGTGGTCGGCTTCGCGATGCTCGGCGCGATGACGTTCCTGCCGACGTACCTGCAGTTCGTGGACGGGGATTCGGCCACGGTCTCGGGCGTACGGACCCTGCCGCTGGTGATCGGCCTGCTGATCGCGTCCGTCTTCAGCGGCAACGTCACCAGCAAGACCGGGCGGTACCGGATCTTCCCCATCGTGGGCTGCCTGGTGATGGGGATCGGCCTCTACCTGCTGTCCCGGATGGGTCCGCAGACCGGGGCCTGGCTGGAATCCCTGTACATGTTCGTGCTCGGCACCGGGATCGGCCTGTGCATGCAGGTCCTCACGATCGCCGTCCAGAACACCGTGGACTACGCCGACCTCGGCACCGCCACCTCGGGCGTCACGTTCTTCCGTACGCTCGGCAGCTCGTTCGGCACCGCCGTCTTCGGCACGATCTACGCCAACACCCTGGGCCCCGAACTGGAGAAGGCCGTCGCCGAGGCCGCCCGTGCCACCGGGGGCGATCCGGCGCAGCTGGCGGAGGCGGCCCAGAGCCCCAAGGGCGTCCACGGGCTCGACCCGGCGGCGGCCGGGCCGATCGTCGAGGCGTACGCGCAGACGCTGCACACGGTGTTCCTGTGGACCGTGCCGGTGGCCGGGATCGGCTTCGTCGTCGCGCTCTTCCTCAAACAGGTCCGGCTGCGCGACACCGTCCGCGCGGCGTCCACGGACATGGGCGACGGCTTCGCCTCACCGGCCACGGCCTCCGGCGACTCGGCCAAACTGCTGGAGCTGGCGGTCGGCAAACTCGTCCGGAACATGGGCCCGGAGACGGCGCGGGCGATCGTGAACGCCTCGGACACCCGGCTGGACGTGGCGGGTGCCTGGGCGGTGATGCAGGTGGAGCTCATGACCCGCACCGTCGGGCACGCCAGCCTCGGGCTCGTCGCCTCGCGCCGCTCGGTGCCGCCGGAGGTCCTGCTGCCCGTCTTCGACCGGATGATCGAGGAGGGCTACCTGACCCGCGAGGGCACCTTCTTCACGCTCACGGCGGCGGGGGAGCGGGAGGCGGCGACCATCTCCAAGGCGTGGGGCGACTGGCTCGGCGACCAGCTGGAGAAGGACCGCGGCCGCCCGCGGAGCGAGGAACTGCGGGCGGCGGCCGACGCGATCGCGAAGCGGCTGCTGGCCGAGGACCTGCGCGAGGGCCACTTCGCGCGGAAGGCCCCGGCGGGGGTGTGA
- a CDS encoding NAD(P)/FAD-dependent oxidoreductase has translation MAHVLVIGGGVGGLATALLAARHGHTAELFERDTRAPGAALDRDFFGWHRPGVPQATQPHALLGAARTVLRDELPDVHAEMLRLGARERHELDWFEVRPPERPGDEDLVMLQARRIVLESALATALRAEPGAVMHHGEPVTGLTTTGPATTEPATTGPGAAAVRVTGVTTQAGAYAADLVVDAAGRRGGVERLLAAAGCRPALVERHRTGLAYFCRWYRLPGGLEEGPRRPWAVTGGTFAGCAVFPADNRVFAVTLFVHTRDTTRSALRDPAVFEAAARAFPPGAAWLDLGAEPLSGVLATASLDNRWSALVDEQGPVATGLVPVGDAITHTNPTLGQGTSLALWAARRVARTAHQDPGSARFAAEYHAWAVRTLKPWFDFQVVADAAIGERFATRAGRTGTAREVAALFECALEDPEVMRARARVRHLAEPPERAYADPEVRARVARWLAARPHYAPHAVGPDREEWEKLTAGS, from the coding sequence ATGGCACATGTGCTGGTCATCGGCGGAGGTGTCGGAGGGCTGGCGACCGCGCTGCTCGCGGCGCGGCACGGACACACCGCCGAACTGTTCGAACGGGACACGCGCGCCCCCGGAGCCGCACTCGACCGGGACTTCTTCGGCTGGCACCGGCCCGGCGTCCCGCAGGCCACCCAGCCGCACGCCCTGCTCGGCGCGGCCCGCACCGTGCTCCGGGACGAACTGCCCGACGTCCACGCGGAGATGCTGCGGCTCGGCGCCCGCGAACGGCACGAGCTGGACTGGTTCGAGGTCCGCCCGCCCGAGCGGCCCGGCGACGAGGACCTCGTGATGCTGCAGGCCCGGCGCATCGTGCTGGAGAGCGCGCTGGCCACGGCCCTGCGCGCCGAACCGGGGGCCGTCATGCACCACGGGGAGCCGGTGACCGGGCTGACGACGACCGGGCCGGCGACGACCGAACCGGCGACGACCGGGCCCGGAGCTGCGGCGGTCCGGGTGACGGGCGTGACCACGCAGGCCGGTGCATACGCGGCGGACCTCGTCGTGGACGCGGCCGGCCGGCGCGGCGGCGTCGAACGGCTGCTGGCCGCGGCGGGCTGCCGCCCGGCCCTCGTGGAGCGGCACCGTACGGGGCTGGCGTACTTCTGCCGCTGGTACCGGCTGCCCGGGGGGCTGGAGGAGGGGCCGCGCCGGCCCTGGGCGGTGACCGGCGGCACCTTCGCCGGGTGCGCGGTCTTCCCGGCCGACAACCGGGTGTTCGCCGTGACCCTGTTCGTCCACACCCGGGACACCACCCGCTCGGCGCTGCGCGACCCCGCCGTCTTCGAGGCCGCCGCCCGGGCCTTCCCGCCCGGTGCGGCCTGGCTCGACCTGGGCGCCGAACCGCTGTCCGGCGTACTGGCCACGGCGAGCCTGGACAACCGGTGGAGCGCGCTCGTCGACGAGCAGGGGCCGGTGGCCACCGGACTCGTACCCGTCGGGGACGCGATCACGCACACCAACCCGACGCTGGGGCAGGGCACCTCGCTCGCGCTGTGGGCGGCGCGCAGGGTGGCCCGTACGGCGCACCAGGACCCGGGGTCGGCGCGCTTCGCCGCCGAGTACCACGCATGGGCGGTGCGCACCCTGAAGCCGTGGTTCGACTTCCAGGTGGTGGCCGACGCGGCCATCGGCGAACGGTTCGCGACCCGGGCGGGGCGGACGGGGACGGCCCGCGAGGTCGCCGCGCTGTTCGAGTGCGCCCTGGAGGATCCGGAGGTGATGCGGGCCCGGGCGCGGGTCCGGCACCTGGCCGAGCCGCCGGAGCGGGCGTACGCGGACCCGGAGGTCCGGGCCCGGGTGGCGCGCTGGCTGGCGGCGCGGCCGCACTACGCACCGCACGCGGTGGGCCCGGACCGGGAGGAGTGGGAGAAGCTGACGGCGGGGTCCTGA
- a CDS encoding VOC family protein codes for MLTTDYKDGSPNWVDLGTPHLDGAAGFYTGLFGWDFRPGGEEAGGYAMFHLGGKTVAGAMAVAPEEVRSAWTLYFQSSDADATAAAVVEAGGTVAVEPRDVMGLGRMAIFADPAGVTFSIWQPGRIEGLGAVTDVGTLCWTELYTADVQAAAAFYGSVFGWEISEMPFEGGSYTVVKAAGTPDEAAFGGLVPIGSDPVEDAERPYWTPYFEVVDCDVTAARAEESGGKVRLSPVFMEGVGRFAKLADPYGARFAVIASAPATGA; via the coding sequence ATGCTCACGACGGACTACAAAGACGGCTCCCCGAACTGGGTCGACCTCGGCACGCCCCACCTCGACGGCGCCGCCGGGTTCTACACCGGGCTGTTCGGCTGGGACTTCCGGCCGGGCGGCGAGGAAGCCGGCGGATACGCGATGTTCCACCTCGGCGGCAAGACGGTGGCGGGCGCCATGGCCGTCGCGCCGGAGGAGGTCCGGTCGGCCTGGACGCTGTACTTCCAGAGCTCCGACGCCGACGCCACTGCGGCCGCCGTGGTCGAGGCGGGCGGCACGGTCGCGGTCGAACCCAGGGACGTCATGGGCCTCGGCCGGATGGCGATCTTCGCCGACCCTGCGGGGGTCACGTTCTCGATCTGGCAGCCGGGCAGGATCGAGGGCCTCGGCGCGGTGACCGACGTCGGCACCCTGTGCTGGACCGAGCTGTACACGGCCGACGTGCAGGCGGCCGCGGCCTTCTACGGCTCGGTCTTCGGCTGGGAGATCAGCGAGATGCCCTTCGAAGGCGGCTCGTACACGGTGGTCAAGGCGGCCGGCACGCCCGACGAGGCGGCCTTCGGCGGCCTGGTCCCGATCGGCTCGGACCCGGTGGAGGACGCCGAACGCCCCTACTGGACCCCGTACTTCGAGGTGGTCGACTGCGATGTGACGGCGGCCAGGGCCGAGGAGTCGGGCGGCAAGGTCCGGCTGTCGCCGGTGTTCATGGAGGGTGTCGGCCGCTTCGCGAAGCTGGCGGACCCCTACGGTGCGCGGTTCGCGGTCATTGCCAGCGCTCCTGCGACAGGGGCCTGA
- a CDS encoding ATP-dependent DNA ligase has product MDLPVMPPVKPMLAKSVAKIPPGMQYEAKWDGFRAIVHRDGDEVEIGSRTGKTLTRYFPELVTALKESLPPRCVVDGEIVIVQGGRLDFDRLTERIHPAQSRVDMLARTTPASFVAFDLLALGDEALLDTPLTDRRTALTDALSTARPPVHLAPATTDPSLAQEWFERFEGAGLDGVIAKPLDLPYRPDARLMFKIKHERTADVVIAGLRFHKSGPIVGSLLLGLYDTGGALQHVGVCAAFPMKRRAELVDELAPLRMDDATGHPWAAWAEESAHESARLPGAQSRWTGKKDLSWVPLRPERVCEVAYDHMEGDRFRHTAQFRRWRPDRVPESCTYAQLEEVVGYDLAEVLGPAAGA; this is encoded by the coding sequence ATGGATCTGCCCGTGATGCCGCCCGTGAAGCCGATGCTCGCCAAGTCGGTGGCCAAGATCCCGCCGGGCATGCAGTACGAGGCCAAGTGGGACGGCTTCCGCGCCATCGTGCACCGTGACGGCGACGAGGTGGAGATCGGCAGCCGCACCGGCAAGACCCTGACCCGGTACTTTCCCGAGCTGGTGACCGCACTCAAGGAGAGCCTGCCGCCCCGCTGCGTGGTGGACGGCGAGATCGTCATCGTTCAGGGCGGGCGGCTCGACTTCGACCGGCTGACCGAGCGGATCCATCCCGCGCAGTCCCGTGTTGACATGCTGGCGCGGACGACCCCCGCCAGCTTCGTCGCCTTCGACCTGCTCGCGCTCGGCGACGAGGCGCTCCTGGACACCCCGCTCACCGACCGCCGCACCGCCCTCACCGACGCCCTGTCCACCGCTCGGCCCCCCGTTCATCTCGCGCCCGCGACCACCGACCCCTCGCTCGCGCAGGAGTGGTTCGAGCGGTTCGAGGGCGCCGGGCTCGACGGGGTGATCGCCAAGCCGCTCGATCTCCCCTACCGGCCCGATGCCCGTCTCATGTTCAAGATCAAGCACGAGCGTACGGCCGACGTCGTCATCGCGGGTCTGCGTTTCCACAAGAGCGGTCCGATCGTCGGATCGCTGCTCCTGGGCCTGTACGACACCGGCGGCGCCCTCCAGCACGTGGGGGTCTGCGCCGCCTTCCCCATGAAGCGCCGCGCCGAGCTGGTGGACGAGCTCGCCCCGCTGCGGATGGACGACGCCACCGGTCACCCGTGGGCCGCCTGGGCCGAGGAGTCCGCCCACGAGAGCGCCCGGCTGCCCGGCGCACAGAGCCGCTGGACCGGCAAGAAGGACCTGTCCTGGGTGCCGCTGCGCCCCGAACGCGTCTGCGAGGTGGCGTACGACCACATGGAGGGCGACCGCTTCCGGCACACCGCCCAGTTCCGCCGCTGGCGGCCCGACCGCGTACCGGAGAGCTGTACGTACGCCCAGCTCGAGGAGGTCGTCGGCTACGACCTCGCCGAGGTCCTCGGCCCGGCCGCCGGCGCGTAG
- a CDS encoding NUDIX hydrolase → MTTPNDRPDGPARAVPQPNAVVGVGLVVADPEGRVLLGQAHDGRWELPGGKVDPGESFEQAAARELAEETDLRVAPEDIRILTVQLSPRAGVTRLTAGAVTTAAQGTPRVTEPHKILHWQWFAPDGIPDALYAPSTAVLRAWRPELGPTLPPVPSYDYPTAQGPTA, encoded by the coding sequence ATGACGACGCCGAACGACCGGCCCGACGGCCCCGCACGGGCCGTCCCGCAGCCCAATGCCGTCGTCGGCGTCGGGCTGGTCGTGGCCGACCCCGAGGGCCGGGTGCTCCTCGGGCAGGCGCACGACGGCCGCTGGGAGCTGCCCGGCGGGAAGGTCGACCCCGGGGAGAGCTTCGAGCAGGCCGCCGCCCGGGAACTGGCCGAAGAGACGGATCTGCGGGTGGCTCCCGAGGACATCCGGATCCTGACCGTCCAGCTCTCCCCGAGGGCCGGGGTCACCCGCCTGACCGCCGGGGCCGTCACCACCGCCGCCCAGGGCACCCCCAGGGTCACGGAGCCGCACAAGATCCTGCACTGGCAGTGGTTCGCCCCGGACGGGATCCCGGACGCCCTGTACGCGCCCTCGACCGCGGTCCTGCGCGCCTGGCGCCCCGAACTGGGGCCGACCCTGCCGCCCGTCCCGTCGTACGACTACCCGACGGCACAGGGCCCGACGGCGTAG
- a CDS encoding DUF6400 family protein produces MAPHHPTPPTGPGTPALVDFTVDLTAQEVLRRAQVMEALGSDWDPIEVLRGEEAAYDLLYSGLDEEQQRVYDDLVAAGVLPSRGGGHAAA; encoded by the coding sequence ATGGCCCCACACCACCCCACACCCCCCACCGGCCCGGGCACCCCGGCGCTGGTCGACTTCACCGTCGACCTCACCGCGCAGGAGGTGCTCCGACGGGCCCAGGTCATGGAAGCCCTCGGCTCCGACTGGGACCCGATCGAGGTACTGCGCGGCGAGGAGGCGGCGTACGACCTGCTGTACTCCGGCCTCGACGAGGAGCAGCAGCGCGTGTACGACGACCTGGTCGCGGCCGGCGTACTGCCCTCGCGCGGGGGCGGCCATGCTGCCGCTTGA
- a CDS encoding helix-turn-helix domain-containing protein, whose protein sequence is MATEEQPHRGRDDQRQQDDEELADVLNAVGPRLRALRLQRGSTLAQLAEATGISLSTLSRLESGQRRPTLELLLPLAKAHRVALDELVGAPETGDPRIRPRPFVRHGCTYVPLTRNFGGVHAFKQILPPLPGPLVDPQLQVHEGYEWLYVLSGQVRLLLGEHDLVLGAGEAAEFDTRTPHAFFNAGPQPAEFLSLFGPQGERMHVRARPTTPPQQETGAE, encoded by the coding sequence ATGGCCACCGAGGAACAGCCGCACCGCGGGCGGGACGACCAGCGGCAGCAGGACGACGAGGAACTCGCGGACGTGCTGAACGCCGTAGGGCCACGGCTGCGCGCCCTGCGCCTGCAGCGCGGCAGCACCCTCGCCCAGCTCGCCGAGGCCACCGGAATCTCGCTGTCCACCCTCTCCCGGCTGGAGTCCGGGCAGCGCCGGCCGACCCTGGAGCTGCTGCTTCCCCTGGCCAAGGCGCACCGCGTCGCCCTGGACGAGCTGGTCGGCGCCCCGGAGACGGGCGATCCGCGGATCCGTCCGCGCCCCTTCGTCCGGCACGGCTGTACGTACGTGCCGCTCACCCGCAATTTCGGCGGCGTGCACGCGTTCAAGCAGATCCTGCCGCCCCTGCCGGGGCCGCTCGTGGACCCGCAGCTGCAGGTCCACGAGGGCTACGAGTGGCTGTACGTGCTCTCGGGGCAAGTGCGGCTGCTGCTCGGCGAGCACGACCTCGTGCTCGGCGCCGGGGAGGCCGCCGAATTCGACACCCGCACCCCGCACGCCTTCTTCAACGCGGGTCCGCAGCCCGCCGAGTTCCTGAGCCTCTTCGGACCCCAGGGCGAGCGGATGCACGTACGCGCCAGACCCACCACCCCACCGCAGCAGGAAACCGGAGCAGAGTGA
- the ligD gene encoding non-homologous end-joining DNA ligase, with protein sequence MGASGNAIELDAGGRTVRLSSPDKVYFPERGLTKLDVAQYYLAVGDGITRALRNRPTTLERYPEGVQGESFFQKRAPKNLPDWIPTAHIEFPSGRTADEICPTEPAAVLWAANLGCLTFHPWPVRREDTDRPDELRIDLDPQPGTDYHHAVICAHELRDVLEDLGLRGWPKTSGGRGLHVFVPIEPRWTFTEVRRCAIAIGRELEQRMPGKVTTAWWKEERGERIFVDYNQTARDRTIASAYSVRPRPHAPVSAPLRWDEIDSAEPRDFDITTMPARYAELGDLHADMDDHAFALDAALELADRHEHDHGLGDMPYPPDYPKMPGEPKRVQPSRAKHED encoded by the coding sequence ATGGGTGCATCCGGTAATGCGATCGAGCTGGACGCGGGCGGTCGGACGGTGCGGCTGTCCAGCCCGGACAAGGTGTACTTCCCCGAGCGGGGCCTGACGAAGCTGGACGTGGCGCAGTACTACCTGGCCGTGGGCGACGGGATCACGCGCGCCCTGCGCAACCGGCCCACCACCCTGGAGCGCTACCCCGAGGGGGTGCAGGGCGAGTCCTTCTTCCAGAAGCGCGCCCCGAAGAACCTGCCCGACTGGATCCCCACCGCCCACATCGAATTCCCCTCCGGGCGGACGGCCGACGAGATCTGCCCGACCGAGCCCGCAGCCGTGCTGTGGGCGGCCAACCTGGGCTGCCTGACCTTCCACCCCTGGCCGGTGCGCCGCGAGGACACCGACCGGCCCGACGAGCTGCGCATCGACCTGGACCCGCAGCCGGGCACCGACTACCACCACGCGGTGATCTGCGCCCACGAGCTGCGCGACGTACTGGAGGACCTGGGCCTGCGCGGCTGGCCCAAGACCTCGGGCGGGCGCGGCCTGCACGTCTTCGTTCCGATCGAGCCGCGCTGGACCTTCACCGAGGTCCGGCGCTGTGCGATCGCGATCGGCCGGGAGCTGGAACAGCGGATGCCCGGGAAGGTGACCACGGCGTGGTGGAAGGAGGAGCGCGGCGAGCGGATCTTCGTCGACTACAACCAGACCGCCCGCGACCGCACCATCGCCTCCGCCTACTCCGTACGCCCCCGCCCGCACGCCCCGGTCTCGGCCCCGCTGCGCTGGGACGAGATCGACTCCGCCGAGCCCCGCGACTTCGACATCACCACCATGCCCGCGCGCTACGCCGAACTCGGCGACCTGCACGCGGACATGGACGACCACGCCTTCGCCCTGGACGCCGCCCTGGAACTGGCCGACCGCCACGAACACGACCACGGCCTGGGCGACATGCCGTACCCGCCGGACTACCCGAAGATGCCGGGCGAACCGAAGCGCGTCCAGCCGAGCCGTGCGAAGCACGAGGACTGA